Proteins co-encoded in one Pirellulales bacterium genomic window:
- a CDS encoding methyltransferase produces MEQVSPARTIAQMLNGHLLTQSLYVAARLGLADLLAGQPLTADELAVRTATHAPSLYRLLRTLSSLGVFHEDGQEKFHLTPLAECLQKDHEDSQWALAMMIGEEPFHAWGDLLYSVQTGGCAFQKAYGKPLFEFLGEHPEKARIFDAAMTSVHGRESAAMLDAYDLTGTSTFVDVGGGNGKTLIAVLNRYPSMQGVLFDLPHVVEAAAPHFQKAGLAARQRSVGGSFFTDIPTGGDVYLLRHIIHDWYDEQATQILHNCRRAMHEGAKLLVVESVILPGNEPAVGKMLDLAMMVLPGGMERTEVQYRELLAAAGLRLERVVPTSADVRVIEARPV; encoded by the coding sequence GTGGAACAAGTCTCACCGGCCCGCACGATCGCGCAGATGCTAAATGGCCACTTGCTCACCCAATCCCTGTATGTGGCAGCCCGTCTGGGCCTTGCCGATTTGTTGGCCGGCCAGCCGCTCACGGCGGACGAATTGGCCGTTCGCACCGCCACCCATGCCCCGTCGCTTTATCGACTGCTGAGAACATTGTCGAGCCTGGGAGTCTTTCATGAAGACGGCCAGGAAAAGTTCCACCTCACGCCACTGGCCGAGTGCCTCCAGAAGGATCACGAGGATTCGCAATGGGCATTGGCGATGATGATCGGCGAGGAGCCTTTTCACGCCTGGGGAGACTTGCTGTATAGCGTCCAGACTGGAGGTTGTGCTTTTCAAAAGGCCTATGGGAAACCGCTGTTCGAGTTTCTCGGTGAGCATCCAGAAAAAGCTCGAATCTTTGACGCGGCTATGACAAGCGTGCATGGACGCGAGAGTGCCGCGATGCTCGACGCGTATGACCTGACAGGTACCAGCACGTTCGTCGACGTTGGTGGTGGCAACGGCAAGACATTGATCGCGGTGCTGAACCGCTATCCTTCTATGCAGGGAGTGCTCTTCGACTTGCCGCATGTGGTCGAGGCCGCCGCGCCTCATTTCCAAAAGGCCGGACTCGCCGCGCGCCAACGTAGCGTGGGCGGCAGTTTCTTTACAGATATTCCCACGGGAGGCGATGTCTACTTGCTGCGGCATATCATTCACGACTGGTATGACGAGCAGGCGACACAGATTCTGCATAATTGCCGGCGCGCCATGCATGAAGGCGCAAAGCTGCTTGTCGTGGAAAGCGTCATTCTGCCGGGCAACGAACCAGCGGTAGGCAAGATGCTCGACCTGGCGATGATGGTTTTGCCGGGGGGCATGGAGCGCACCGAGGTGCAATACCGTGAGTTGCTCGCGGCCGCAGGATTGCGGTTAGAGCGTGTCGTCCCGACGTCGGCTGACGTTCGCGTCATCGAGGCACGGCCAGTCTAG
- a CDS encoding DUF5989 family protein, whose translation MSEAPKSFDDLKNQGRNSLFTEFLYFLAQNKKWWLLPILLVMGLVGILVLLAGTGAAPFIYTLF comes from the coding sequence ATGTCAGAAGCACCAAAATCCTTCGATGACCTGAAGAACCAAGGCCGTAACAGCCTGTTCACCGAATTCCTGTATTTTCTCGCTCAGAACAAGAAATGGTGGCTATTGCCGATTCTGCTCGTCATGGGATTAGTTGGCATCCTCGTGTTGTTGGCGGGAACGGGCGCGGCGCCTTTTATCTACACACTGTTTTAA
- a CDS encoding PhoPQ-activated pathogenicity-related family protein — protein sequence MSRQRLLLKAPVFLIAFCCLWMRATAPVVADEPKPILTALDQYIAKPDASFSWKVVDTIRGDGFTTFVVDLKSQTWRTSDEVDRTLWEHWLVIVKPDRTQSKTAMLFIGGGGNGGDAPKGGSDMITKLAVGTGSVVAELKNVPNQPLVFHQDGEKRVEDNLIAYSWVKLIKTGDPTWTARMPMVKSAVRAMDAMQALLASEAGGKHMIDGFVVAGGSKRGWTTWLTGAVDKRVVAIVPIVIDVLNVRRSMQHHHDAYGFWAPSVGDYVRHKLFEMQDTPEYASLLKLEDPYSYIDRLTMPKYIVNAAGDQFFLPDSSQFYFDDLKGEKHLRYVPNADHSLEGSDALESIMAFYNAVLIGKPRPEFSWTFVDGGGIRVSTREKPRQVNLWQATNPQARDFRLETLGPQYTSRVLAPVADGEYLASVDRPEQGWTAYFVELVFDSGFAFPFKFTTPVRVTPDTLPFKDAAAANGK from the coding sequence ATGAGCCGCCAGAGATTGTTACTCAAGGCCCCCGTCTTCCTGATAGCATTCTGCTGCCTGTGGATGCGTGCGACGGCGCCGGTAGTTGCCGACGAACCGAAGCCGATTCTGACCGCCTTGGATCAATACATTGCCAAGCCGGACGCCAGTTTCTCTTGGAAGGTCGTCGACACGATACGCGGTGACGGATTTACGACCTTTGTCGTCGACCTCAAAAGTCAAACTTGGCGTACCAGCGACGAGGTCGATCGGACTTTATGGGAGCATTGGCTGGTAATCGTTAAGCCAGATCGCACTCAAAGTAAGACGGCGATGCTCTTCATTGGCGGCGGCGGTAATGGTGGCGACGCTCCCAAGGGGGGCAGTGACATGATTACCAAGCTGGCCGTAGGCACCGGCTCGGTGGTTGCCGAGCTTAAAAATGTTCCGAATCAGCCGCTCGTGTTTCATCAGGATGGTGAAAAGCGCGTCGAGGACAATCTAATCGCCTACAGTTGGGTAAAGCTCATCAAGACGGGCGATCCCACATGGACGGCGCGCATGCCGATGGTCAAAAGCGCCGTACGGGCCATGGACGCGATGCAGGCTTTGCTCGCCAGCGAGGCGGGCGGTAAGCACATGATCGACGGTTTTGTAGTTGCCGGCGGGTCGAAGCGCGGTTGGACGACTTGGCTCACCGGCGCCGTCGATAAACGAGTCGTGGCGATCGTGCCCATTGTGATCGACGTACTAAATGTCCGTCGCTCGATGCAACATCATCATGACGCCTATGGGTTTTGGGCTCCCTCGGTGGGAGATTACGTTCGCCATAAGCTGTTTGAGATGCAGGATACGCCTGAATATGCCAGCCTGCTGAAATTGGAGGACCCATATTCGTATATCGACCGGCTGACGATGCCCAAGTACATCGTCAACGCGGCGGGCGACCAATTTTTCTTGCCCGATTCCTCGCAATTCTATTTCGACGATTTGAAGGGAGAAAAGCACCTCCGCTATGTGCCCAACGCCGACCACTCTTTGGAAGGCTCCGATGCGCTCGAAAGCATCATGGCGTTTTACAACGCGGTGCTAATTGGCAAGCCGAGACCGGAGTTCAGCTGGACCTTCGTCGACGGTGGCGGGATTCGTGTCTCAACGCGCGAAAAGCCGCGGCAAGTCAATCTGTGGCAGGCAACGAATCCGCAGGCGCGCGACTTTCGCTTGGAAACACTTGGACCTCAATACACGAGTCGCGTGCTCGCTCCAGTGGCCGACGGAGAGTATCTAGCCAGCGTCGACCGGCCCGAGCAGGGGTGGACGGCCTATTTTGTCGAGTTGGTATTCGACAGCGGCTTCGCATTCCCATTCAAGTTTACGACGCCCGTACGTGTGACGCCCGATACGCTACCGTTTAAAGACGCAGCGGCCGCCAACGGGAAATAA
- a CDS encoding SxtJ family membrane protein, translating into MALIDVSWQPTDRQLRQFGWIALAGLPMLGWLFDGKPWPLADSTQMQQVVLTTLAALGVIAATLAILCPQALRWPFVGAMLLALPLGLVMGEVVLAIIYFLLFLPVSLVFRLIGRDALERGIDHRAKTYWQPKAHPPGHESYFRQS; encoded by the coding sequence ATGGCCCTGATAGACGTCTCGTGGCAGCCAACCGACCGCCAACTACGGCAATTCGGGTGGATCGCATTGGCAGGATTGCCGATGCTAGGTTGGCTGTTCGACGGCAAGCCCTGGCCACTGGCCGACTCTACGCAAATGCAGCAAGTCGTGCTCACCACGCTGGCCGCCCTGGGCGTTATCGCCGCGACGCTGGCGATCTTATGCCCGCAAGCACTGCGATGGCCGTTCGTCGGCGCAATGCTGCTCGCATTACCTCTCGGGCTGGTCATGGGCGAGGTAGTCCTCGCGATCATTTATTTTCTGCTTTTTCTACCGGTGAGCCTGGTATTTCGCCTGATAGGACGCGACGCCCTGGAGCGCGGCATCGACCACCGCGCAAAGACTTATTGGCAACCCAAGGCGCATCCACCGGGCCACGAGAGCTATTTCCGACAATCCTAG
- a CDS encoding RNA-binding protein, producing MGKKLYVGNLPYNTSSSDLEQMFSQYGQVQSAQVIEDRETGRSKGFGFVEMGSDKDAQAAISALNGQDHGGRPLTVNEAKPREDRGGGGGGGGGYGRGGGGGGRGGRY from the coding sequence GTGGGCAAGAAGTTGTATGTAGGGAATCTCCCCTATAACACCAGCAGCTCGGATCTCGAGCAAATGTTTTCGCAGTATGGCCAAGTGCAAAGCGCACAAGTCATTGAGGATCGCGAAACGGGCCGCAGCAAAGGTTTCGGATTCGTCGAGATGGGCTCTGACAAAGATGCTCAAGCCGCGATTTCCGCGCTCAACGGCCAGGACCACGGTGGTCGCCCTCTGACGGTGAACGAGGCGAAGCCTCGCGAAGACCGTGGCGGCGGTGGCGGTGGTGGTGGCGGCTACGGTCGAGGCGGCGGTGGCGGCGGCCGTGGCGGTCGCTACTAG
- a CDS encoding MOSC N-terminal beta barrel domain-containing protein, whose product MIRLSRIAIYPIKSLDGHALNEAHILPTGALANDRRYALRDTQGAWVNAKATPHIHLLRAKFSTDLNNVTLSSPNDGVQKVFHLPREVPRLESYLTEFFGKRIMLVENQLAGFPDDTDSPGPTIVSRQTVGELGRWFAGIAEDEVRARFRANIEIDGDAPFCEDRLVADDRHVVRFEIGDIVFDGVTPCQRCVVPTRHPETGEIYPQFARHFADRRRETLPSWAAPERFDHFYRLSVNTRLSPISTGGTIRVGDEVRILGVVAA is encoded by the coding sequence ATGATCCGACTATCGCGGATTGCGATTTACCCAATTAAATCGCTCGACGGTCATGCACTGAACGAGGCGCATATCCTGCCGACAGGCGCCCTGGCGAATGATCGTCGCTACGCCTTGCGCGACACCCAAGGCGCCTGGGTCAACGCCAAGGCCACACCTCATATTCATTTGCTTCGCGCAAAATTTAGTACAGATCTGAACAATGTCACATTATCCTCGCCAAACGACGGAGTTCAGAAGGTTTTTCATTTGCCCAGGGAAGTACCACGGCTTGAGTCGTATTTGACCGAGTTCTTCGGCAAGCGGATCATGCTCGTGGAAAACCAACTCGCAGGCTTTCCAGACGACACCGATTCGCCCGGCCCGACGATCGTCAGTCGACAAACGGTCGGCGAACTGGGCCGCTGGTTTGCAGGCATCGCCGAAGACGAAGTACGAGCCCGTTTTCGGGCCAATATCGAGATCGATGGAGATGCTCCCTTCTGTGAAGATAGGCTGGTTGCCGACGATCGGCATGTCGTGCGTTTCGAGATCGGCGACATTGTCTTCGACGGTGTCACGCCGTGCCAACGCTGTGTGGTCCCGACGCGCCATCCTGAAACGGGAGAGATCTATCCGCAATTCGCCCGCCATTTTGCCGACCGGCGACGCGAAACGTTGCCGAGTTGGGCGGCGCCGGAAAGGTTCGACCACTTTTATCGATTGTCTGTCAACACACGCCTCAGCCCAATCAGCACGGGTGGCACAATTCGGGTTGGGGACGAAGTACGGATTCTCGGCGTGGTGGCGGCGTGA
- a CDS encoding alkaline phosphatase: MMLSWPIPPSFYSAFLLSTFLFCTPVGADHLRELQTKAISEGTVAWGYWGPDPAKYAGWTNHSNRLIPAYTFGIDLSAFCGERTIYRDAARLAELYGRVPADTLDPQAVYFDQTDIARLQRAAVAAGKKNVILIVFDGMDWQTTRAAAIYNSGKVGYREGRGTGLDFLDYRGVSTDFGYFVSSPYSAELTVDINAQTVLVGDDRLMGGYCARHGGLSPWTAGDDPGYLIAKMRECQHAVTDSAASATSLCAGIKTYNDSVNVDPQGRQVRTVAHELQEKGMAIGVVTSVPISHATPACAYAHNVWRDDFQDLTRDLLGIPSIAHRTQPLAGVDVLLGAGWGVSVEADSKQGANFVPGNKYITDKDLERIDASRGGHYVVVQRQTGVNGPRALREAAAAAASQKRRLFGFFGAATAHLPFATADGGYDPAIGVKRLAEAYTRADLDENPTLADMSQAALDVLSTNKAGFWLMIESGDVDWANHDDNIDNSIGAVLSGDAAFRTVIAWIEAHKSWDNTAVILTADHGHYLNLVDPAALISPAPTSPSGNP, encoded by the coding sequence ATGATGCTGTCTTGGCCGATTCCACCATCGTTCTACTCCGCGTTTTTACTTTCCACATTCCTGTTTTGTACGCCAGTCGGGGCCGATCATCTCAGAGAATTACAAACCAAGGCCATCTCAGAAGGTACTGTCGCTTGGGGCTATTGGGGGCCTGACCCAGCCAAATACGCGGGCTGGACAAACCATTCCAATCGCCTGATTCCCGCATACACATTCGGCATCGACCTATCCGCATTTTGCGGTGAACGAACCATCTATCGCGATGCGGCCCGCTTGGCCGAACTCTATGGGCGAGTCCCGGCTGACACGCTCGATCCGCAAGCCGTCTATTTCGACCAGACCGATATCGCCCGCCTACAGCGGGCCGCGGTAGCCGCCGGCAAGAAAAATGTCATCCTGATCGTGTTCGATGGCATGGACTGGCAAACGACTCGGGCGGCAGCCATCTACAATTCCGGCAAAGTCGGCTACCGCGAGGGGCGCGGGACGGGGCTCGATTTTCTCGATTATCGGGGCGTGTCAACCGATTTTGGGTATTTCGTCTCGTCGCCCTATAGTGCCGAACTAACTGTCGACATTAATGCGCAAACGGTGCTCGTCGGCGATGACAGATTGATGGGTGGCTACTGCGCGCGCCACGGCGGCCTGAGTCCTTGGACCGCGGGGGATGATCCTGGTTACCTGATTGCCAAAATGCGCGAATGCCAGCACGCGGTAACGGACTCAGCCGCATCGGCCACCAGCCTGTGCGCTGGCATCAAAACGTACAACGATTCGGTCAACGTCGATCCCCAGGGACGACAGGTCCGTACGGTCGCACATGAGTTGCAAGAAAAGGGCATGGCCATCGGCGTCGTTACAAGCGTACCAATCAGTCACGCGACTCCGGCTTGCGCTTACGCGCACAATGTATGGCGCGACGATTTCCAGGACTTAACCCGTGACTTGCTAGGCATTCCTTCGATCGCGCATCGCACGCAGCCGCTCGCTGGTGTTGATGTCTTGTTGGGCGCCGGCTGGGGCGTAAGCGTGGAAGCCGACAGTAAGCAAGGCGCAAATTTCGTCCCTGGCAACAAATACATTACCGACAAGGACCTCGAGCGAATTGACGCCAGTCGCGGGGGTCACTACGTCGTCGTGCAACGCCAGACGGGCGTAAACGGGCCTCGAGCGCTTCGCGAAGCCGCGGCAGCCGCAGCCAGCCAAAAGCGCCGCCTTTTTGGCTTCTTTGGCGCTGCGACGGCCCATCTCCCCTTCGCTACCGCCGATGGCGGTTATGACCCCGCAATCGGAGTAAAGCGGCTGGCCGAAGCCTACACGCGCGCGGATCTCGATGAGAACCCGACTTTGGCCGACATGTCGCAGGCAGCGCTTGACGTGCTCTCGACGAATAAAGCCGGATTCTGGTTGATGATCGAGTCCGGCGACGTGGACTGGGCCAATCACGACGACAACATTGACAACTCGATCGGCGCGGTCCTCAGCGGCGACGCTGCCTTTCGCACGGTGATCGCCTGGATCGAAGCTCATAAAAGCTGGGATAACACTGCGGTAATCCTCACGGCTGATCACGGCCACTACCTGAATTTGGTCGACCCGGCGGCACTCATTTCTCCTGCTCCGACGAGCCCGTCTGGAAACCCCTGA
- a CDS encoding PVC-type heme-binding CxxCH protein yields MLCAPMSHATTRLRWFGRTLECAAAVVALLFGGNQAARGDGLSPVAALAQFHVAPGFSVQLFASEPEIRQPVAMSFDGRGRMWVIQYLQYPTPAGLTAVQVDQFLRTKYDRVPEPPPRGPRGADRITILTDVDGDGQADRTHDFVDGLNLTTGLAIGHGGVFVLQAPYLLFYPDRDGNDAPDGDPEVLLTGFGLEDAHALANSLQWGPDGWLYGAQGSTVTAHIRGITFQQGIWRYHPRTHAFELFAEGGGNTWGADFDRHGNMIAGTNWGDRAMLHQVQGAYYVKGFAKHGELQNPHAYGYFDHVPYTGFKGGHVTIGGVVYQGGAFPEALRDQYLAANVLSNAIYWHSIERRGSSFVNRFGGDLLTTEDQSFRPVDSTVGPDGSLFIADWYDKRANHVDPKDDWDRSNGRIYKLVADGTKAAAGLDLAKLSSQQLVELLSHRNAWYAREARLLLAERQDAAVWPLLRKQALQCEDAPLALQSLWALYASGGFDEAIASELLAHPAEDLRTWTVRLLGDDKRVSQPLATQLIAIARNDDSSIVRSQLACTAKRLPAEQGLPVTAALLAHDEDVNDPHIPLLLWWSVEDKAVSDRDRVLGLFATSDAWTHPLTRTVILQRLARRYAAGGTAEDFAAGARLMAAAPGKPERDLLIAGMEKGLEGRRLEAVPQQLAAVVRDLQIEHETNPSALRFAIRVGSEEALGRALVVLADRNVPTADRLSLIEIVGQAALPQAIDPLLKLLDDAEPAAIQSAALAALERFSDPRIARLVLAQLPKFPADARVRAQTLLAGRAAWAMELLESVDRGELKPEEISAAQLRQIALFKESRLAELMTKHWGQVAEATPAEKRARIHGISVSMNLTSGDPLRGKPLFAKHCGVCHTLFGEGNKVGPDLTGAERKNRDFLLTSIVDPSAVIRKEFFNYVVQTKDGRVLTGLIVESSPPVVTILDAKNQRTTLTQDEIEATERANQSLMPEKILDELDADQVRDLMKYLQSDSPAAAP; encoded by the coding sequence ATGTTATGTGCTCCGATGTCACACGCCACGACGCGGCTCCGTTGGTTCGGTCGAACCCTTGAGTGCGCCGCAGCAGTTGTTGCACTGCTATTTGGCGGTAACCAAGCGGCGCGTGGCGACGGACTTTCTCCGGTAGCGGCACTGGCACAATTCCATGTCGCACCCGGCTTTAGCGTGCAACTTTTTGCCAGCGAGCCTGAGATCCGGCAGCCCGTCGCCATGAGTTTCGACGGCCGCGGGCGCATGTGGGTTATCCAGTACCTGCAATACCCGACTCCCGCCGGGCTAACTGCCGTCCAGGTGGATCAGTTTTTGCGGACAAAATACGACCGAGTGCCGGAGCCCCCTCCGCGCGGACCGCGAGGAGCCGATCGCATCACGATTCTCACAGACGTCGATGGTGACGGCCAAGCTGACAGGACCCACGACTTCGTCGACGGTCTGAACCTAACGACCGGTCTGGCGATTGGACATGGCGGGGTGTTCGTCCTGCAAGCCCCGTACTTGCTTTTCTATCCAGACCGAGACGGCAACGACGCGCCCGATGGCGATCCAGAGGTGCTGTTGACTGGTTTTGGCCTGGAAGACGCGCACGCGCTGGCCAACAGTCTGCAATGGGGTCCGGACGGCTGGTTGTATGGAGCCCAAGGGAGCACGGTGACGGCTCATATTCGTGGCATCACTTTTCAACAAGGGATCTGGCGGTACCATCCTCGGACCCACGCCTTCGAACTTTTCGCCGAAGGCGGCGGCAATACGTGGGGAGCCGACTTCGACCGCCACGGCAACATGATCGCGGGCACCAACTGGGGCGATCGAGCGATGCTCCATCAAGTGCAAGGAGCGTATTACGTCAAAGGGTTCGCCAAGCACGGCGAGTTGCAAAATCCGCACGCTTACGGCTATTTCGACCATGTACCGTACACCGGTTTTAAAGGAGGGCACGTCACCATTGGTGGTGTGGTCTATCAAGGGGGCGCGTTCCCCGAGGCCTTGCGGGACCAGTATCTGGCTGCCAATGTTCTTTCCAACGCAATTTATTGGCACTCCATCGAGCGGCGCGGTTCGAGCTTCGTGAATCGTTTCGGTGGCGATTTGCTGACGACCGAAGACCAATCATTCCGCCCCGTCGATTCCACCGTAGGGCCTGACGGTAGCCTCTTTATTGCCGACTGGTACGACAAGCGCGCCAATCATGTCGATCCAAAGGATGATTGGGATCGCTCGAACGGACGCATCTACAAACTCGTCGCTGACGGAACGAAGGCCGCTGCCGGATTGGACTTGGCAAAGCTGTCCAGCCAGCAACTCGTCGAGTTGCTTTCCCATCGCAATGCCTGGTATGCACGCGAGGCGCGGCTGCTGCTGGCCGAGCGGCAAGATGCTGCGGTTTGGCCGCTGTTGCGCAAGCAGGCCTTGCAGTGCGAAGATGCGCCGCTCGCCTTGCAATCATTATGGGCCCTCTACGCGAGTGGCGGATTCGATGAGGCGATTGCCAGCGAGTTGCTCGCTCACCCAGCGGAAGACTTGCGCACCTGGACCGTCCGGTTGCTCGGTGACGACAAACGCGTTTCGCAGCCGCTGGCTACGCAACTGATCGCAATTGCCCGCAACGACGACAGTTCTATAGTACGCAGCCAATTAGCATGTACTGCCAAGCGACTACCGGCCGAGCAGGGGTTACCGGTCACCGCGGCATTACTAGCACACGACGAAGACGTCAACGACCCCCATATCCCGCTCCTGCTGTGGTGGTCGGTCGAAGATAAGGCTGTTTCTGATCGTGACCGCGTGCTGGGCTTGTTCGCCACCAGCGATGCCTGGACACATCCGCTCACCCGTACAGTTATCCTGCAGCGTTTGGCGCGTCGATATGCCGCTGGCGGCACAGCCGAGGATTTTGCCGCCGGTGCACGATTAATGGCAGCGGCTCCCGGTAAACCAGAACGCGATTTGCTTATCGCAGGTATGGAGAAGGGGCTCGAAGGTCGCCGGCTGGAGGCGGTTCCTCAACAGCTAGCGGCGGTTGTCCGCGATCTGCAGATCGAGCACGAAACAAACCCGTCGGCGCTTCGTTTTGCAATTCGTGTTGGTAGCGAAGAGGCGCTTGGCCGGGCGTTGGTCGTGTTGGCCGATCGCAACGTGCCCACGGCCGACCGGCTGTCGTTGATCGAGATTGTCGGACAAGCAGCACTGCCGCAGGCTATCGATCCATTGCTCAAGCTGCTTGATGACGCAGAGCCGGCGGCGATTCAATCGGCAGCGCTAGCGGCATTGGAACGATTCTCTGACCCGCGTATTGCGCGACTCGTGCTCGCGCAGTTGCCCAAATTCCCGGCCGACGCACGCGTGCGGGCGCAGACACTTCTTGCTGGCCGCGCCGCCTGGGCCATGGAATTGCTGGAAAGCGTAGACAGGGGCGAACTCAAGCCTGAAGAAATCTCGGCCGCTCAGTTGCGGCAGATCGCCCTCTTCAAGGAATCACGGCTCGCCGAGCTCATGACCAAACACTGGGGGCAGGTGGCCGAGGCAACCCCGGCCGAAAAACGCGCCAGGATCCACGGCATTAGCGTGTCGATGAACCTTACGTCGGGCGATCCGCTGCGCGGCAAGCCACTGTTCGCAAAACATTGCGGCGTCTGTCACACGCTCTTCGGCGAGGGGAACAAGGTCGGCCCAGACCTGACGGGGGCCGAGCGCAAGAATCGCGATTTCCTGCTTACCAGCATCGTCGACCCAAGCGCCGTCATTCGCAAGGAATTCTTCAACTACGTCGTGCAAACAAAAGATGGGCGGGTGCTGACCGGCTTGATCGTGGAAAGCTCGCCGCCTGTGGTGACGATCCTCGACGCGAAGAACCAGCGCACGACTCTGACCCAGGACGAGATCGAGGCCACCGAGCGCGCCAATCAGTCCCTCATGCCTGAGAAGATTCTCGACGAACTCGATGCCGACCAGGTACGCGACTTGATGAAGTACCTACAGAGCGACTCGCCCGCCGCGGCCCCCTAG
- a CDS encoding carbamoyltransferase: MTAILGISAFYHDSAAALVVDGEIVAAAQEERFTRKKHDHGFPQNAIDYCLSAATLRPEDLDYVGFYDKPLTKFERLLETYLAYAPAGFRSFRMALPLWLKQKLHLPRELDRGLQNRYKGRYIFTDHHESHAASAFFPSPFHEAAILTLDGVGEWSTTCAGIGRGNKICLDEEIRFPHSLGLLYSAFTFYTGFRVNSGEYKLMGLAPYGRPLYEKLIREHLIDLKEDGSFRLDMSYFNYCQGLTMTGPRFHKLFGGEPRQPESRVTQREMDLAASIQVVTEDVMLRCARHVHARTGLKNLVLAGGVALNCVGNGRILREGPFQNVWIQPAAGDAGGALGTALFIWHQLLDRPRHPRRYDQQKGSFLGPSFSDDEIVEFLDSTGAVYTTCASEDDLCDQVSSLITQEKVVGWFQGRMEFGPRALGARSIIGDPRSEKMQSVMNLKIKFRESFRPFAPVVLQEEVDKCFEMRPLEDSPYMLQVAPVRQELRTELADDYQQAFGIDKLNHKRSTLPAITHVDYSARVQTIDRVRNPLFHNLLTKFHEKTGCPVLINTSFNIRSEPIVCTPEDAYRCLLMTEMDVLVMGRQIILREDQPQVADEDKAKHLAQFQLD, from the coding sequence ATGACGGCGATCCTCGGCATTTCGGCCTTTTACCACGATTCCGCGGCGGCGCTGGTAGTGGACGGCGAAATCGTGGCGGCTGCTCAGGAAGAGCGGTTCACGCGTAAAAAGCACGACCACGGTTTCCCTCAGAACGCGATCGATTATTGCCTATCGGCCGCCACGTTACGGCCCGAGGATCTCGACTACGTCGGCTTTTACGACAAGCCACTGACGAAATTCGAGCGATTGCTCGAGACTTATCTTGCCTACGCCCCTGCCGGATTTCGCTCATTCCGCATGGCGCTTCCCTTGTGGCTCAAGCAGAAGCTGCACCTGCCGCGCGAATTGGATCGCGGGCTGCAGAATCGCTACAAGGGGCGATACATTTTCACCGACCATCACGAATCACATGCCGCAAGCGCTTTCTTCCCTTCGCCATTCCACGAAGCCGCGATTCTGACCCTCGACGGTGTCGGCGAGTGGAGCACGACGTGCGCCGGCATTGGACGCGGCAATAAAATCTGCCTCGATGAGGAAATCCGCTTCCCGCATTCGCTGGGACTATTGTATTCGGCCTTCACGTTCTATACCGGCTTTCGCGTCAACAGCGGCGAATACAAGCTGATGGGACTGGCCCCCTACGGGCGCCCCTTGTACGAGAAACTAATCCGTGAGCATCTCATCGACCTGAAGGAAGATGGCTCATTCCGGCTGGATATGAGCTACTTCAACTATTGCCAGGGACTGACGATGACCGGCCCAAGATTTCACAAGCTCTTCGGCGGCGAACCGCGGCAACCTGAATCTCGCGTCACGCAGCGCGAGATGGACCTGGCTGCGTCGATTCAGGTAGTCACCGAAGATGTGATGCTACGCTGCGCGCGGCACGTTCACGCCCGCACTGGCTTGAAGAATCTAGTTTTGGCCGGCGGTGTGGCGTTGAATTGCGTCGGCAACGGTCGCATTCTCCGCGAGGGCCCGTTCCAGAATGTGTGGATTCAGCCGGCGGCGGGCGATGCCGGCGGGGCACTCGGCACGGCACTGTTCATCTGGCATCAATTGCTCGATAGACCGCGTCATCCACGAAGATACGATCAGCAGAAGGGATCGTTTCTCGGCCCTTCGTTTAGCGACGACGAGATCGTTGAGTTTCTCGACAGCACGGGCGCCGTCTACACCACATGTGCTTCGGAAGATGACCTCTGCGATCAAGTCAGCTCGCTCATCACCCAGGAAAAAGTTGTCGGTTGGTTTCAAGGACGCATGGAATTCGGACCGCGCGCCCTGGGCGCCCGCAGCATCATCGGCGATCCGCGCAGCGAGAAAATGCAATCGGTGATGAATTTGAAAATCAAGTTTCGTGAATCCTTCCGGCCGTTCGCTCCCGTCGTATTGCAGGAGGAAGTCGACAAGTGCTTCGAGATGCGACCTTTGGAAGACAGCCCCTACATGCTGCAAGTGGCGCCAGTGCGTCAGGAGCTGCGCACAGAATTGGCGGACGATTATCAACAGGCCTTCGGGATCGATAAGCTCAACCATAAGCGATCGACCCTGCCGGCAATCACGCATGTCGACTATTCCGCGCGGGTGCAGACGATCGATCGGGTGCGGAACCCGTTGTTCCACAATCTGCTGACTAAATTCCACGAGAAGACCGGATGCCCCGTGCTCATTAATACCAGCTTCAATATCCGTAGCGAACCGATCGTGTGTACGCCGGAAGATGCTTACCGCTGCTTGTTGATGACCGAGATGGACGTTCTCGTCATGGGTCGACAGATCATCCTCCGCGAAGATCAGCCGCAGGTTGCCGACGAAGACAAAGCTAAACATCTGGCCCAGTTTCAACTCGATTAA